In Sphaerisporangium krabiense, the DNA window GCTGCCGAGCGGGTGGTAGCCGTGTGCAACCGACTCGACGATTCCGGGTTAGCCATGCCCGGCCGAGAAGCACGAGGTCGTGCGTGATCACATTCGAAGGCGTCACCAAGCGTTACGGGGACGGCACGGTCGCCGTCGACAATCTCAGCCTCCAGGTCCCGACCGGAGCCGTCACGGTCTTCGTCGGGCCCTCCGGCTGCGGCAAGACCACCTCCCTGCGCATGATCAACCGCATGATCGACGCGACCGAGGGGCGCATCCTCCTCGACGACCGGGACGTCAGGTCGATCGATCCGCCCACGCTGCGCCGGGGCATCGGCTACGTGATCCAGCAGGCCGGCCTCTTCCCGCACCGCAAGATCGTCGACAACGTCGCCACCGTGCCGTACCTGCTCGGCTGGGACAAGAAGAAGGCCCGCGCCCGGGCGATGGAGCTGCTGGAGCGCGTCGGCCTCGACACCAAGCTCGCCGGTCGCTACCCCTTCCAGCTCTCCGGCGGGCAGCAGCAGCGTGTCGGCGTGGCCAGGGCGCTCGCCGCCGACCCGCCCGTGCTGCTCATGGACGAGCCGTTCAGCGCCGTGGACCCGGTCGTGCGCACCAGCCTCCAGGACGAGCTGCTGCGGCTGCAGGCCGAGCTGCGCAAGACCATCGTGTTCGTCACCCACGACATCGACGAGGCCGTCAAGCTCGGCGACCACGTGGCCGTCCTGCGGGTCGGCGGACGCCTGGCGCAGCTCGCCGACCCCGCGACCCTGCTCGCCGAGCCGGCCGACGCGTTCGTGGAGGGCTTCCTCGGCAAGGACCGCGGCATCCGCCGCCTGTCGTTCGTCCCGGCGTCCGTCCTCGCCCTGCGCGCCGAGCCGGACGTGCCCGGCTGGTCGGTCGTGCTGGACGAGGACGGACGCCCGGCCGGGTGGCGCGCCGACGGCGGCGACGGTCTCCTGCCGTTCGGCTCCTTCGACGTGAAGAAGGACTCGCTGCGCACCGCGCTGGACGCCGCCCTGCTCGCGCCGTCCGGGGCGGCCATCGCGGTCGACGAGGACGGCCGCTTCGCCGGCGTCGTCACGCGGGAGGTCCTGGACGAGGCGCTGCCGCGCGCCAGGGCGGTGCCGGGCGATGGGTGACGCCGAGCCGCTGATCCGGTGGGACTGGATCGGCCGCAACCTGCCGAGCATCCAGCAGCAGGCCCTGGACCACCTGGTCATGGCGGTCACCCCGGTGCTGCTGGGGCTGGTCCTCGCGCTGCCGGTCGGCCTGGCCTGCGCCCGCTGGCGCGCGCTCTACCAGCCGACGGTGGGGCTGATGAACGTCGTCTACTCGCTGCCGTCGCTCGTGGTGTTCATCGTGCTGCTCCCGATCACCGGGCTCGCCGAGCGCGCCACCGTGATCATCCCGTTGACGTTCTACTCGCTGGCCGTGCTGATCCCGGGCGTGGTGGACGGGCTCGCGGCCGTCCCCGACAGCGTGCGGCAGTCCGCGGTGGCGATGGGCTTCAAGCCGATGCGGCGGCTGGTGCTGGTCGAGCTGCCCATCGCGGTCCCCGTGGTGCTCGCCGGGGTGCGGGTGGCCATGGTGTCCAGCATCAGCCTCGTCAGCGTCGGCGCGCTGATCGGCCGCGGCGGGCTGGGCTACCAGTTCATCGACGGCTGGCAGCGCCAGTTCTACACGCCGATCATCGTGGGCATCGTGCTCATCATCCTGATGGCCGTGCTCGCCGACGGGCTCATCGTCCTCGCGCAGCGCCTGCTGACGCCCTGGGCCCGGGCGAGGAGGGGCACGTGAACTGGCTGACCGACTTCTTCGGCGACCCGGCGAACTGGTCGGGTCCGAGCGGCATCCCCGTGCGCCTGCTGGAGCACGTCGAGTTCTCGGTGGCGGCGTTCGTGCTCGCCCTGGTCGTCGCGATCCCGCTCGGGCTGCTGGCCGGGCACACCGGCCGCGGCGGCGTGCTCGTGGTCGGCGCCGCCAACGCCGCGCGCGCCCTGCCCACCCTCGGCCTGGTCGTGCTCATCGTGCTGCTGGTCGGGGTCGGCACCACCTGGCCGGTGCTCGTGCCGCTCGTCGCCCTGGCGATCCCGCCGATCCTGGTGAACACCTACGAGGGCGTGCGGGGCGTGGACGCGGACCTGCGCGACGCCGCCTACGGCATGGGCCTGCGCGGCGGGCAGGTGCTGGTCAAGGTGGCGGTGCCGGTCGCGCTGCCGCTGATACTCCTCGGGCTGCGCCTGGCCGCGATCCAGGTGGTCGCCACCGCCACCGTCGCCGCCTACGTCGGCCTCGGCGGGCTCGGCCGCTTCATCATCGACGGGCTCGCCACCAAGGACTTCCCCAGCGCGATCGGGGGCGCGGTGCTCGTCGCCGGGCTCGCCCTGATCGTGCAGCTCGCCTTCTCGCTGCTGCAGCGAGTGGCCGTCTCCCCGGGAGTGAGCAGGCGGGTCACGGTCCGCTAGTCTCATTACCCCCCGAAATAGAAGGGAATTGCACGATGCGGCGAATCTTCGCCACCGCGGCGGTCACGGTGGCCGCGGTGCTGACTTTGGGAGCATGCGGCGATGGGGGGGATCCGCTCGGCACGAGCGCCAGCGTGGCGCCGACGACCTCCGGTTCCGCGTCCGCCGGCAAGGTGGTCGTGGGCTCCGCCAACTTCCCCGAGAACGTCCTGCTCGCCTCCATCTACTCCCAGGCCCTGCAGGCCAAGGGCGTCCAGGTGGAGGAGAAGTTCAACATCGGCAGCCGTGAGGTGATCATCGACCAGATCAAGTCCGGCGCGCTGACCGTCCTGCCCGAGTACAACGGCGGCCTGCTCGGCTTCATCGACCCCAAGAGCACCGCCGCGAGCAAGGACGACGTCAACGCCGAGCTGAAGTCCAAGCTGCCCGCCGAGCTGGAGATCCTGGACTCCTCGGCCGCCGAGGACAAGGACTCCCTGACGGTGACCAAGGAGGCCGCCGCCAAGGACGGCCTGACCACCATCGAGGACCTCGCCAAGGTGGCGAAGAACTACGTGGTCGGCGGCCCGCCGGAGTTCAAGAAGCGCCGCGAGGCCCAGTTCAAGGACGTGTACGGCATCACGTTCAAGGAGTGGAAGTCGACCGGCGAGACCACGGCCGACGCCATCAAGAGCGGCGCGGTCCAGGTGGGGAACGTCTTCACGACCGACCCGAAGATCCTGATCAACGGTCTGGTCCCGCTGCAGGACCCGAAGAACGTCTTCAGCGCCCAGAACGTCACCCCGCTCGTCAACAAGGCGGGCGCCAACGACACCGTCCGCACGACCCTGAACGCCATCTCGGCCAAGCTCGACACCAACGCGCTGGTCGACCTGATGAAGCGCGTCGCCGTCGAGAAGGACGACCCGCCGGTCGTCGCCAAGGACTGGCTGACCCAGAACGGCCTCGCCTGATCCCGGCGGTGGACGGACCCCTCGCGGAGCGCCTCCGCGAGGGGTCCTCCGTCTCACGGCGGGGGCGGCCGGTGGTAGGAGTGGGCCATGAACGAGTTCACGGAGGCGATGCGGCAACTCGCCGCGGGAGTGGCCGTGGTCACCGTGCGGGACGGCCGTGACGACATCGGCACCACCGTCACCACCTTCTGCTCCCTCTCCGCGGACCCTCCCATGGTGCTGCTCAGCCTGACCGCCTCCGGCTACCTGTGCGAGGTGCTGCTGCGCCAGGACCGCTGGGCGGCCAGCCTGCTCTCCGGCGGCCAGGCCGTGGTGGCCAGCCGGTTCGCCACGCCGGGACGCCCGAGCGCGCGCCTGCTGGTCGCCGGCACGCCGCACCACCGGGGACGGCACACCGGGGCGTTCGTGCTGGACGGCGGCGTGGCCGCGCTGGAGGCGGAGACGGCCCGCGTCATCCCGGCGGGCGACCACACCGTCTTCCTGGCCCAGGTGCTCGGCGTCGATTACGTCGAGCCGTCGCTCGCCCCTCTGGTCCGCATGCGGGGCAGGTACCGCGCCATCACTTGACCGCTGACCTGCCCGGAAGTCACTTGACGGGTGGCCTCCCAGGGAGTGGCGCGGTGTCCACGCGCCGATGAATTTCACAAGTCGGGCGGCGTTCGGGGGATTAGATCGAAGCAGGCGTGTCATAGGTCGCGGTATGGACGCGAACACCGTGCTACTCGCAGTCGTCGTCATCACGGCTCTGGCCTTCGACTTCACCAACGGTTTCCACGACACGGCCAACGCCATGGCCACGTCCATCGCGACCGGCGCGCTCCGCCCCAAGATCGCCGTCGCCCTGTCGGCGATCCTGAACTTCGCCGGCGCGTTCCTGTCCCTGAAGGTCGCGGCGACGATCGCGACGGGCATCGTCGAGACCGGCGCCATCACGCTCACCGTGGTGTTCGCCGGCCTGGTCGGCGGGCTCGCCTGGAACCTCCTCACCTGGTACTTCGGCATCCCGTCGAGTTCCTCGCACGCGCTGATCGGCGGGGTCGTCGGCGCCACGCTGATCGCCGCGGGGGCCTCGGCGGTCAAGGGCGCCGCGATCGTCGCCAAGGTGCTGATCCCCGCGCTGCTCGCGCCGCTCGCGGCCGTCCTCGTCGCCACGGTGGGCACGTACCTGGTGTACGCGCTGACGAGGAACGTCGCGGACGGCGTGCGCAGCCGGGGCTACCGGTACGGCCAGATCGGCTCGGCGTCGCTGGTGTCGCTCGCGCACGGCACGAACGACGCCCAGAAGACCATGGGCATCATCACGCTGGCGCTGATCACCGCGGGCGCGATCGGCAAGGAGGCGGGCACTCCGCTGTGGGTGATCGCCTCCAGCGCCACGGCCATCGCGGCCGGCACCTGGATCGGCGGCTGGCGCGTGATCCGCACGCTGGGCAAGGGCCTGACCGAGATCGAGACCCCGCAGGGGTTCGCGGCGGAGAGCTCGTCGGCCGCCGTCATCCTGGCCTCCTCGCACTTCGGTTTCCCGCTGTCCACCACGCACGTCTGCACCGGCTCGGTCATCGGCTCCGGGCTCGGCAAGCGGCTGGCCGAGGTGCGCTGGAGTGTGGCCACCCGCATGGTCACCGCCTGGCTCCTCACCCTGCCCGCCGCCGCGCTCGTCGGCGCGCTGGCCTGGGGCGGCGCCAACCTGATCGGCGGCGCGGCCGGGGTCACCGTGGTCTTCGCGGTCACGCTGATCCTGTCCGGCGCCCTCTACCTGGCCTCGCGCCGCGCCCCGGTGCACGCGGGGAACGTCAACGACGACTGGGCCGGAGGCGTGGCCCCGGCCGTGAAGGGAGGCGTCGCGTGAACGACTACATCGACCTCGACGCGCTGTGGAAGGTGCTCGTGGCCGCGCTGCTCGCCGGCGCGGGCCTGGTCGCCGTCTACTCGCTGGCCCTGGTGGGCCTGGCGAACGGCCGCGCCGCCGGCCGCGTCGCCGCCGGCCTGTGCTTCCTGGTCGTGGCCGCGGGCCTGGTCCTCGGCCTGTACGTCATGCTCGCCAAGTGATCGCGGGAACGCGCGCCGCCGGAGCACGGGGGCCCGGCGGCGCGGCGTCCGGCGGGGTCAGCCGCGCGGGTCGAAGCCGCGGGCGTCCACGGCCAGGCCGAGCGCGGCGGCGATCCCGTCCCACCTCACGTACTTGAAGTCGGTGTTCTCGCGGTCGGGCACGGCCGGGGTGTTGACGCCGTCGTGGGTGACGAACAGGCCGTTCGGGAAGCCGTCCAGCGGCACGTTGACGACGGCGGCGCCGTCGCTGATCTCCGCGCCGTCCACGCCGGGCCGCGGGCCGACCCGGAACCCGCCGACGTAGGCGTTGGAGCCTTCGCGCCGGTAGACGGCGAAGGTGTCGTCGCCCTGGCTGGAGGCCAGCAGGTAGCCCTGCCCGCCGCGCCGGTAGTAGATCGTGAGCCCTTCGACGTCGGTCGACAGATGCCCGCCGCCGTACCCGGGGTCGGCGCCGGGCGCGCATTCCTCGGTCTCGGGGTCGTACGTCGCGGGCACGCCGTACTCGCGCACCCGGTCCACGAGCACCGGGGCGCCGGTGAGGTCGGCGCGCACCCGCCAGATGCCGACGTCCTCCTGCCCGGCGTACAG includes these proteins:
- a CDS encoding ABC transporter substrate-binding protein, with translation MRRIFATAAVTVAAVLTLGACGDGGDPLGTSASVAPTTSGSASAGKVVVGSANFPENVLLASIYSQALQAKGVQVEEKFNIGSREVIIDQIKSGALTVLPEYNGGLLGFIDPKSTAASKDDVNAELKSKLPAELEILDSSAAEDKDSLTVTKEAAAKDGLTTIEDLAKVAKNYVVGGPPEFKKRREAQFKDVYGITFKEWKSTGETTADAIKSGAVQVGNVFTTDPKILINGLVPLQDPKNVFSAQNVTPLVNKAGANDTVRTTLNAISAKLDTNALVDLMKRVAVEKDDPPVVAKDWLTQNGLA
- a CDS encoding ABC transporter ATP-binding protein; protein product: MITFEGVTKRYGDGTVAVDNLSLQVPTGAVTVFVGPSGCGKTTSLRMINRMIDATEGRILLDDRDVRSIDPPTLRRGIGYVIQQAGLFPHRKIVDNVATVPYLLGWDKKKARARAMELLERVGLDTKLAGRYPFQLSGGQQQRVGVARALAADPPVLLMDEPFSAVDPVVRTSLQDELLRLQAELRKTIVFVTHDIDEAVKLGDHVAVLRVGGRLAQLADPATLLAEPADAFVEGFLGKDRGIRRLSFVPASVLALRAEPDVPGWSVVLDEDGRPAGWRADGGDGLLPFGSFDVKKDSLRTALDAALLAPSGAAIAVDEDGRFAGVVTREVLDEALPRARAVPGDG
- a CDS encoding ABC transporter permease is translated as MNWLTDFFGDPANWSGPSGIPVRLLEHVEFSVAAFVLALVVAIPLGLLAGHTGRGGVLVVGAANAARALPTLGLVVLIVLLVGVGTTWPVLVPLVALAIPPILVNTYEGVRGVDADLRDAAYGMGLRGGQVLVKVAVPVALPLILLGLRLAAIQVVATATVAAYVGLGGLGRFIIDGLATKDFPSAIGGAVLVAGLALIVQLAFSLLQRVAVSPGVSRRVTVR
- a CDS encoding inorganic phosphate transporter — encoded protein: MLLAVVVITALAFDFTNGFHDTANAMATSIATGALRPKIAVALSAILNFAGAFLSLKVAATIATGIVETGAITLTVVFAGLVGGLAWNLLTWYFGIPSSSSHALIGGVVGATLIAAGASAVKGAAIVAKVLIPALLAPLAAVLVATVGTYLVYALTRNVADGVRSRGYRYGQIGSASLVSLAHGTNDAQKTMGIITLALITAGAIGKEAGTPLWVIASSATAIAAGTWIGGWRVIRTLGKGLTEIETPQGFAAESSSAAVILASSHFGFPLSTTHVCTGSVIGSGLGKRLAEVRWSVATRMVTAWLLTLPAAALVGALAWGGANLIGGAAGVTVVFAVTLILSGALYLASRRAPVHAGNVNDDWAGGVAPAVKGGVA
- a CDS encoding ABC transporter permease, coding for MGDAEPLIRWDWIGRNLPSIQQQALDHLVMAVTPVLLGLVLALPVGLACARWRALYQPTVGLMNVVYSLPSLVVFIVLLPITGLAERATVIIPLTFYSLAVLIPGVVDGLAAVPDSVRQSAVAMGFKPMRRLVLVELPIAVPVVLAGVRVAMVSSISLVSVGALIGRGGLGYQFIDGWQRQFYTPIIVGIVLIILMAVLADGLIVLAQRLLTPWARARRGT
- a CDS encoding flavin reductase family protein, whose protein sequence is MNEFTEAMRQLAAGVAVVTVRDGRDDIGTTVTTFCSLSADPPMVLLSLTASGYLCEVLLRQDRWAASLLSGGQAVVASRFATPGRPSARLLVAGTPHHRGRHTGAFVLDGGVAALEAETARVIPAGDHTVFLAQVLGVDYVEPSLAPLVRMRGRYRAIT